One genomic region from Paramormyrops kingsleyae isolate MSU_618 chromosome 24, PKINGS_0.4, whole genome shotgun sequence encodes:
- the LOC111857460 gene encoding POU domain, class 4, transcription factor 3-like, giving the protein MITMNGKQHFSMHPALQEPKYSAIHSNSEAMRRVCLSTPQLQGNLFGGFDESLLNRPEALAAVDIVSHGKNHPFKPDVTYHTMSRMPCTSTPSTVPISHPSTLTSTHHHLHQSLEGDLLDHISSTLAVNGMGAQDHTVMSSQVHQHHLQAMGHLHQSMGHPHSLSAHGGMPSFSDVQSDPRELESFAERFKQRRIKLGVTQADVGSALANLKIPGVGSLSQSTICRFESLTLSHNNMIALKPVLQAWLEEAETAYREKNSKPELFNCNERKRKRTSIAAPEKRSLEAYFAIQPRPSSEKIAAIAEKLDLKKNVVRVWFCNQRQKQKRMKYSAGH; this is encoded by the exons ATGATCACTATGAACGGCAAGCAGCATTTCTCCATGCACCCGGCGCTACAGGAGCCCAAGTACTCTGCCATTCACTCGAATTCGGAAGCCATGCGTAGGGTGTGTCTTTCGACTCCACAG CTGCAGGGCAATTTATTTGGAGGCTTCGATGAGAGTCTGCTAAACCGGCCCGAAGCGCTGGCGGCCGTTGACATAGTATCCCACGGCAAGAACCATCCGTTCAAGCCAGACGTGACCTACCACACCATGAGCCGAATGCCCTGTACATCCACACCCTCCACGGTACCGATATCCCATCCATCCACACTGACCTCAACACATCACCACCTCCATCAAAGTTTGGAAGGGGATCTTCTGGACCACATCTCCTCGACCCTAGCTGTCAACGGGATGGGGGCCCAGGACCATactgtgatgtcatcacaagTCCATCAGCATCATCTCCAAGCCATGGGTCACCTACACCAGAGCATGGGACACCCACACTCCCTGTCAGCGCACGGTGGGATGCCGAGCTTTAGCGATGTGCAATCCGATCCCCGTGAACTAGAATCGTTTGCCGAAAGGTTTAAGCAGAGGAGGATAAAGCTGGGGGTCACCCAGGCAGACGTCGGCTCGGCCCTTGCAAACCTGAAGATACCCGGAGTCGGGTCGCTTAGCCAGAGCACAATATGCAGGTTCGAGTCTTTAACGCTCAGTCACAATAACATGATCGCCCTGAAGCCAGTCCTCCAAGCGTGGCTGGAGGAGGCCGAGACAGCATACCGGGAGAAGAACAGCAAACCAGAACTTTTTAATTGCAACGAGCGGAAACGAAAACGCACCTCGATAGCCGCGCCGGAAAAGCGCTCCTTGGAAGCGTATTTCGCAATCCAGCCTCGGCCTTCTTCGGAAAAAATCGCGGCGATCGCGGAGAAGCTGGATTTGAAAAAGAATGTGGTTCGTGTTTGGTTTTGTAACCAAAGGCAGAAACAAAAAAGAATGAAATATTCAGCGGGCCATTAA